From the genome of Nitrosomonas sp., one region includes:
- the fabG gene encoding 3-oxoacyl-ACP reductase FabG → MENKVALVTGASRGIGQAIAQKLGQHGATVMGTATTQNGAEAIGQYLHSAGVRGMGVVLNVNDTDQINSAFETIREKFGEIEILVNNAGITRDNLLVRMKDEEWDDIMETNLKSAFRLSRAVLRAMMKARYGRIINISSVVGSIGNIGQTNYAAAKAGIFGFSKSLAREVGSRNITVNCIAPGFIDTDMTRALSEAQQQSLIQHVPLGRLGQSEEVAAAVAFLASSAAGYITGSTLHVNGGMYMD, encoded by the coding sequence TTGGAAAATAAAGTAGCATTGGTGACAGGCGCCAGTCGGGGTATAGGACAGGCTATTGCACAGAAACTGGGGCAACATGGCGCTACTGTAATGGGTACTGCGACGACTCAAAATGGTGCGGAAGCGATCGGCCAGTATTTGCACAGTGCAGGGGTTCGCGGTATGGGTGTTGTTTTGAATGTCAATGATACTGATCAAATCAACAGTGCGTTTGAGACTATTCGCGAGAAATTCGGTGAAATTGAAATTCTGGTCAACAATGCAGGTATTACCCGTGATAATCTCCTGGTGCGGATGAAGGATGAGGAATGGGACGATATCATGGAAACCAATCTTAAATCGGCTTTCCGACTAAGCAGGGCAGTACTTCGAGCCATGATGAAAGCACGTTATGGACGCATTATTAATATTTCTTCTGTTGTCGGTTCTATTGGAAATATAGGACAGACAAATTATGCTGCTGCCAAAGCGGGCATATTCGGTTTCAGTAAATCATTGGCGCGCGAAGTGGGAAGCCGTAATATCACGGTAAATTGTATTGCGCCGGGATTCATTGATACAGACATGACCCGTGCGCTCAGTGAAGCGCAACAACAAAGCCTGATCCAGCATGTGCCTTTGGGACGGCTGGGGCAATCGGAAGAGGTTGCTGCAGCGGTGGCTTTTCTTGCATCGTCTGCGGCGGGCTATATTACCGGTTCTACACTGCATGTGAATGGTGGTATGTATATGGATTAA
- the acpP gene encoding acyl carrier protein, with amino-acid sequence MENIEQRIKKIVAEQLGVKEEEVKNESSFVNDLGADSLDTVELVMALEEEFECEIPDEQAEKINTVQEAIDYVSENASN; translated from the coding sequence ATGGAAAACATAGAACAGCGCATAAAAAAAATCGTAGCTGAGCAACTTGGTGTAAAAGAAGAGGAAGTAAAAAACGAATCATCATTTGTGAACGATTTGGGTGCAGATTCACTGGATACAGTGGAACTCGTGATGGCGCTAGAAGAAGAATTTGAATGCGAGATTCCAGACGAGCAGGCCGAAAAAATCAATACCGTCCAGGAAGCGATTGACTATGTCAGTGAGAACGCAAGCAATTAA
- the fabF gene encoding beta-ketoacyl-ACP synthase II translates to MSKRRVVVTGMGIVSPVGNTISGAWENIVAGKSGISRITRFDASAFASQIAGEVDDFDISEYLPSKEARRMDIFIHYGMAAATQSIKDAGIEDISELEAERIGVNIGSGIGGLPMIEHMDEAYHKGGPRKISPFFIPSTIINMISGNLSIKYGYKGPNIAIVTACTTATHSIGSSARMIEYDDADIMICGGAESCVTPLAIGGFAAAKALSVSNDNPEAASRPWDQARDGFVLGEGAGVLVLEELEHAKRRGATIYAELAGFGMSADAYHMTAPSEDGEGAARCMINALKNSKIDLSEVDYVNAHGTSTPLGDIAETIAVKRCFGEHAKKLAVNSTKSMTGHLLGAAGGIEAIFSALAIYHQISPPTINLDNQDPQCDLDYVPNEARRMNINVALSNSFGFGGTNGTLVFRKM, encoded by the coding sequence TTGTCCAAACGCAGGGTGGTTGTTACCGGGATGGGAATTGTCTCACCCGTTGGAAACACAATTTCAGGAGCATGGGAAAATATCGTGGCCGGCAAGTCCGGTATTTCCCGCATTACCCGTTTTGATGCATCAGCTTTTGCTTCTCAGATTGCCGGAGAGGTGGATGATTTTGATATCAGTGAATATCTTCCATCCAAAGAGGCGCGCCGGATGGATATTTTTATCCACTACGGTATGGCTGCAGCAACCCAATCAATCAAGGATGCGGGTATAGAAGATATATCCGAGCTGGAAGCCGAACGCATCGGTGTGAATATCGGTTCGGGCATTGGCGGTCTGCCGATGATTGAACATATGGATGAAGCCTATCATAAGGGTGGACCCCGAAAAATTTCGCCTTTTTTCATTCCGAGTACGATTATCAACATGATTTCGGGAAATCTATCCATAAAGTATGGGTATAAGGGCCCTAACATTGCAATCGTGACCGCATGCACGACAGCGACGCATAGTATCGGAAGTTCGGCACGGATGATTGAATATGACGATGCGGATATCATGATTTGTGGCGGCGCCGAGTCCTGTGTTACACCTTTGGCGATTGGGGGTTTTGCAGCTGCCAAGGCATTGTCGGTGAGTAATGATAATCCCGAGGCGGCGAGTCGGCCGTGGGATCAGGCGCGCGATGGTTTTGTGTTGGGCGAAGGTGCCGGCGTGCTGGTACTGGAAGAATTGGAGCATGCCAAACGCAGGGGTGCGACCATTTATGCCGAGTTGGCCGGTTTCGGCATGAGTGCAGATGCTTATCATATGACTGCACCGAGTGAAGATGGTGAAGGTGCTGCGCGTTGCATGATAAATGCGCTTAAAAATTCAAAGATTGATCTATCAGAAGTTGACTATGTCAATGCGCATGGCACATCAACACCTTTAGGTGATATTGCAGAGACCATTGCAGTAAAACGGTGTTTTGGTGAACATGCCAAGAAACTTGCTGTAAATTCAACAAAATCAATGACTGGACATCTGCTGGGTGCGGCAGGCGGTATTGAAGCCATTTTTTCTGCGTTGGCTATTTATCATCAAATTTCTCCACCGACAATCAATCTGGATAATCAGGATCCACAGTGTGACCTTGATTATGTCCCCAACGAAGCACGAAGAATGAATATTAATGTTGCATTGTCTAATTCCTTTGGATTTGGTGGCACCAATGGAACGCTAGTATTTCGAAAAATGTAA
- the mltG gene encoding endolytic transglycosylase MltG encodes MRTLKRLFIIFLSFLLVATLISGWLYHHYHRDIVLPEIPYEFSIDSGSNLKQIARKLHDAGILPDQWSFILLARYQGKESAIKAGDYWLTENLSQIALLDYLIKGDIRQNKVMFVEGWTFSQFRTALYDHPDIRNTTADLSDAEIMQLLGANEEFAEGMFFPDTYYFVKNSTDIEILQRAYQTMQNHLQAAWLERMDSLPLKSPYEALILASIVEKETGLESDRAEIAGVFINRLRIGMRLQTDPTVIYGLGDQFDGNLRKKDLQTDHAFNTYTRGGLPPTPIAMPGLASIYAAVNPATTDALYFVAKGNGESKFSTNLADHNRAVNKYQRRRNN; translated from the coding sequence ATGCGTACGCTTAAACGCCTTTTCATTATTTTTTTAAGTTTCCTTCTTGTAGCCACTCTGATCTCGGGGTGGCTTTATCATCATTATCATCGCGATATCGTACTGCCAGAAATTCCCTATGAATTCTCGATTGATTCCGGTAGCAACCTGAAACAGATTGCCCGGAAATTGCATGATGCAGGCATTCTTCCCGATCAATGGTCTTTTATACTGCTGGCGCGCTACCAAGGTAAAGAGTCGGCAATCAAAGCCGGTGACTATTGGCTGACCGAAAATCTTTCACAAATTGCATTGCTGGACTATTTGATCAAGGGCGATATCCGACAGAATAAAGTCATGTTTGTGGAAGGTTGGACTTTTTCCCAATTCAGAACGGCATTGTATGATCATCCGGATATACGAAATACAACCGCCGATCTGAGTGATGCGGAAATCATGCAACTACTCGGTGCCAACGAAGAATTTGCCGAAGGCATGTTTTTCCCTGATACCTATTATTTTGTCAAAAACAGTACGGATATTGAAATTCTGCAGCGTGCCTATCAAACCATGCAGAACCATCTACAAGCAGCCTGGTTGGAACGCATGGATTCTCTGCCGCTGAAGTCGCCATACGAGGCGCTTATTCTGGCATCCATCGTTGAGAAAGAAACCGGCTTGGAAAGCGATCGTGCGGAGATTGCCGGCGTTTTTATCAATCGTTTGCGTATCGGTATGCGGTTGCAAACGGATCCGACCGTAATTTACGGTCTCGGTGATCAATTCGACGGTAATTTGCGCAAAAAAGATCTGCAAACAGACCATGCTTTTAATACCTATACCCGGGGAGGGCTGCCACCGACTCCGATTGCCATGCCGGGACTTGCATCGATATATGCAGCTGTAAATCCCGCCACGACAGATGCACTTTATTTTGTGGCGAAAGGCAACGGAGAGTCAAAATTTTCTACTAATCTGGCAGACCATAACCGTGCAGTAAACAAATATCAGAGACGGCGAAATAATTAA
- a CDS encoding glycosyltransferase family 39 protein: MTQFSIVVPTLNESENIDLLLTRLFALNIPSDNFEVIFVDDSSSDGTPDKIRAWQKYSNIQLIERTGKPDLTTSILTGADVARSDVIVVMDADLSHPHEQLNALVTPILQDGYDVVIGSRYINGGNTHNWPVYRQLLSRMGGWLARPFCDVSDATSGFFAFRKELAATVSKQAHGYKILLEILMANDGNLRIKEIPICFRDRVRGTSKLSFSHQLAYMQRLMTLAGGAVTRRTAGRFALVGLLGVMVDILVFKWMIDHEAGLALAHFVSFFVAVSVNYTLNATWAFRQQHASYLQWHRFGRFLTVGVLALLLRGGVLALFVYIGHLPPSLAIFPAIMTTALVNYLGSAFYVFPDEKYRPSLNIRWRVAAIGVVSFCIVLRLIYLGLAQLIPDEAYYWQYAQHMDLSFYDHPPMVAWLIWLGTAVLGDNEAGVRAGAFVCNLIALGFLYAYAQNLYDKSTAMRAVLLFSVLPLGFLSGFIMTPDAPLAATWIATLYFMERALVAGQRSAWLGMGIAFGLGLLSKYTLALLGLAALCYVLIDPVARRWLVRPHPYLAAILALLIFSPVLIWNFQHEWTSFMFQTTRHVADQSQFSVHYFMVYIMILLTPIGFLAAILALRSSGFKDDDAVKHMLPARKQLFVQILTGVPLFIFFIFSIFDHPKFHWTGPVWFAVLPSVAAMMGYATSSGKLSEWLQKTWRITIAACLFVYAFALHYLVLGIPGLPYHFFTEHYFWRETTLEVEKIAEEVRQQTQQEPIIVGMSKWSVASSLYFYNHARGNLDIRSRNLFGDSGAMYNLWFPSQPPTNRPIIQIGMKAIQIERIRDGDNLKQMLVQPGEIKYRMIQRDGILLRRVYYRISKGFGGIPI, translated from the coding sequence ATGACACAGTTTTCAATCGTAGTACCCACACTGAACGAATCAGAAAATATTGATTTATTGTTAACCCGGCTTTTCGCACTGAATATTCCATCGGACAATTTTGAAGTCATTTTTGTCGACGACAGTTCAAGCGACGGCACGCCTGACAAAATTCGCGCCTGGCAGAAGTATTCTAATATCCAACTGATCGAGAGGACCGGAAAACCGGATTTAACCACTTCCATTTTGACCGGTGCAGATGTGGCACGCAGCGATGTGATTGTAGTCATGGATGCCGATCTCAGTCATCCGCATGAACAATTAAATGCCCTAGTGACGCCCATACTGCAAGACGGCTACGATGTGGTTATCGGCAGCCGTTATATCAACGGCGGCAACACGCATAACTGGCCAGTTTATAGGCAACTGTTGTCGCGAATGGGGGGCTGGTTAGCGCGCCCGTTTTGCGATGTCAGTGACGCAACATCCGGTTTTTTTGCATTTCGCAAGGAATTGGCGGCAACTGTTTCCAAACAGGCTCATGGTTACAAAATTTTGCTCGAAATCTTGATGGCTAATGATGGCAATTTGCGCATCAAGGAAATACCGATCTGCTTTCGCGACCGTGTGCGTGGGACTTCAAAGCTATCGTTTTCTCATCAACTGGCTTATATGCAGCGCCTGATGACATTGGCGGGTGGTGCGGTAACCCGGCGTACAGCCGGACGTTTTGCGCTCGTCGGATTGCTGGGTGTAATGGTGGATATCCTTGTTTTCAAGTGGATGATTGATCATGAAGCCGGGCTTGCACTGGCGCATTTTGTCAGTTTTTTTGTTGCTGTGAGTGTGAATTATACGTTGAATGCAACCTGGGCATTCCGCCAGCAGCATGCCAGTTATCTACAATGGCACCGGTTCGGCCGTTTCTTAACGGTGGGCGTGCTTGCGCTTTTGTTGCGTGGCGGGGTACTGGCTTTGTTCGTTTATATTGGACATTTGCCGCCTTCACTCGCTATATTTCCCGCAATTATGACAACCGCGCTTGTTAATTATCTGGGTTCCGCTTTTTATGTTTTTCCGGACGAAAAGTATCGACCGTCACTCAATATACGCTGGCGGGTCGCAGCGATAGGCGTTGTTTCATTTTGTATCGTACTGCGTTTGATTTATCTGGGGCTTGCGCAATTGATTCCTGATGAAGCCTATTATTGGCAATATGCGCAACATATGGATTTGAGTTTTTATGATCATCCGCCCATGGTTGCGTGGCTGATCTGGCTGGGCACAGCGGTGCTGGGCGATAACGAGGCCGGCGTGCGTGCGGGTGCATTTGTGTGCAATCTGATCGCTCTGGGTTTTCTGTATGCTTACGCGCAGAACTTGTACGACAAGTCTACTGCAATGCGGGCGGTATTGCTGTTTTCCGTGTTACCGCTGGGATTTCTGTCCGGTTTCATAATGACACCGGATGCGCCGTTGGCTGCGACATGGATAGCAACGCTTTATTTTATGGAGCGAGCGTTGGTTGCGGGTCAGCGATCTGCATGGCTGGGGATGGGCATTGCATTTGGCCTGGGTTTATTGTCAAAGTATACGCTGGCTTTGCTCGGTTTGGCGGCGTTGTGTTATGTTTTGATCGATCCGGTCGCGCGTCGCTGGCTGGTTCGTCCGCATCCTTATCTCGCAGCTATTCTTGCATTGCTTATTTTTTCGCCAGTACTGATCTGGAATTTTCAGCATGAGTGGACCTCCTTTATGTTCCAGACAACTCGGCATGTGGCAGATCAAAGTCAGTTTTCAGTGCATTATTTTATGGTTTATATCATGATCCTGCTGACGCCCATAGGTTTCTTAGCCGCCATACTGGCGTTGCGCTCAAGCGGTTTTAAGGATGATGATGCGGTAAAACACATGTTGCCAGCAAGAAAACAGTTGTTTGTTCAGATTCTTACCGGCGTTCCGCTTTTTATTTTCTTCATTTTCAGTATTTTTGATCATCCGAAATTTCACTGGACCGGACCTGTCTGGTTTGCGGTACTGCCTTCTGTTGCAGCAATGATGGGTTATGCAACCAGCTCGGGCAAGTTGTCGGAATGGTTGCAGAAAACATGGCGGATTACTATTGCAGCTTGCTTGTTTGTCTATGCATTTGCCCTGCATTATCTTGTGCTGGGCATACCTGGATTACCGTATCACTTTTTTACCGAGCATTATTTCTGGCGCGAAACAACACTCGAAGTCGAGAAAATTGCTGAAGAAGTCAGGCAACAGACACAACAGGAGCCTATTATCGTCGGGATGAGCAAATGGTCGGTAGCCAGCAGTTTGTATTTTTATAACCATGCGCGCGGCAATCTGGATATTCGTTCGCGTAATTTATTTGGCGATAGTGGTGCGATGTATAACCTCTGGTTTCCATCGCAGCCACCTACCAATCGGCCAATTATCCAGATCGGTATGAAAGCGATTCAAATTGAGCGGATCAGGGACGGCGATAATTTGAAGCAAATGCTTGTTCAGCCAGGCGAAATTAAATATCGAATGATCCAGAGGGATGGTATATTACTGAGGCGTGTGTATTATCGTATTTCAAAAGGGTTTGGCGGAATACCGATTTGA
- a CDS encoding TonB-dependent receptor, with the protein MLTRSLAAANSTDAHVTKDQDIFAMSLEELMNVEVVSVSKRSQRLSEVPSAVFVISGEDIRRSGATSIPEALRMAPGVQVARIGTDKWSISIRGFNGRFSNKLLVLMDGRSVYTPLSSGVIWSQQDTFIEDIDRIEVVRGPAATLWGVNAVNGVINIITKKAEQTQGALFTAGGGSFEQGFVGARYGGKINEDTPFRVYAKGFIRDHTTTLSGASANDNWHSARAGFRVDHVRGNDDFTLQGDMFVNGITDTVIPPVLLQSNSNPHIINRNETGGNIRLRWDRSISERSSMMLQTYYDRVSNQLAPQAKYVESFDTEFQHRFPLFDRHDLTWGVNYRLFSTNARDTLFTTFVPRQASNYFVSGFIRDEISVLPDKLKFSLGVRLGYNNFSGVEVQPNARIMWTPDTRNSVWASISRAVRTPSRGEHDVIINNGVIPPQPDLTGSSLPIMQAILGSNRFGSEKLIAYELGYRHQFNTHASIDIAGFYNDYSDLRDFEVGMIRTVAGAHRDLILTLLQQEHLMLPVFFNNQGSAQSYGAEVSIDWRPHERWRLQGNYSYLEIDTKSNPAFVEIDASTGGAGKANPRHQMSLRSNFDLSERLQFNLWLRYVDDLPFYNISNYITMDAKMSWKPVKNVEFFLVGQNLFSENHRESQSDFINTVASRIPRGIYTGVRWDF; encoded by the coding sequence ATGTTGACTCGAAGTCTGGCCGCAGCGAACAGCACGGATGCGCATGTAACGAAAGATCAAGATATTTTCGCAATGAGCCTCGAGGAATTAATGAATGTCGAGGTGGTCAGCGTATCAAAAAGATCGCAGCGCTTGAGCGAAGTTCCTTCTGCGGTTTTTGTTATTTCTGGCGAGGACATTCGTCGTTCGGGTGCGACAAGTATACCTGAAGCGTTGCGCATGGCGCCGGGTGTACAGGTTGCGAGAATAGGAACAGATAAGTGGTCTATCAGTATTCGTGGTTTTAACGGCCGTTTTTCCAATAAGCTGTTGGTTCTTATGGATGGGCGCAGCGTCTATACACCGCTGTCTTCGGGCGTCATTTGGAGTCAGCAGGATACATTCATTGAAGATATAGACCGAATAGAGGTTGTCCGTGGCCCGGCTGCGACGCTGTGGGGTGTCAATGCAGTCAATGGCGTCATTAATATTATCACCAAGAAGGCTGAGCAAACGCAGGGCGCACTGTTTACAGCCGGCGGCGGCAGCTTTGAACAGGGTTTTGTCGGCGCGCGTTATGGCGGGAAAATCAATGAAGATACCCCTTTTCGTGTTTATGCCAAAGGATTTATCCGGGACCATACCACAACACTGTCGGGTGCCAGCGCAAATGATAACTGGCATTCCGCAAGGGCAGGTTTTCGTGTGGATCATGTGCGTGGTAACGATGATTTCACCCTGCAGGGTGATATGTTTGTCAATGGTATTACTGATACTGTGATACCCCCCGTTTTATTACAATCGAATTCTAACCCGCATATCATAAATCGCAATGAGACCGGCGGTAATATTCGCTTGCGCTGGGATCGCAGTATTTCCGAGCGGTCCTCGATGATGCTGCAAACATATTATGACCGTGTGAGTAATCAACTTGCGCCTCAGGCCAAATACGTTGAAAGTTTTGATACCGAATTTCAGCATCGGTTTCCGTTGTTTGACAGACATGATCTGACCTGGGGGGTGAATTATCGTTTATTCAGTACGAATGCGCGCGATACATTGTTCACTACTTTTGTTCCCCGACAAGCGTCGAACTATTTTGTCAGCGGTTTTATTCGTGATGAAATCAGCGTGTTGCCGGACAAACTGAAGTTCTCGCTGGGCGTGCGTCTGGGTTATAACAATTTTAGCGGTGTCGAGGTGCAGCCGAATGCGCGTATTATGTGGACGCCGGATACCCGGAACTCAGTCTGGGCCTCAATATCACGTGCTGTTCGCACGCCTTCTCGCGGAGAACATGATGTGATAATTAATAACGGTGTTATCCCGCCTCAGCCCGATTTGACGGGCTCTTCGTTACCCATAATGCAAGCCATTCTTGGGTCGAATCGTTTTGGCTCTGAGAAGCTGATTGCCTACGAACTCGGTTATCGTCATCAATTTAACACGCATGCGTCTATAGATATCGCCGGTTTTTATAATGACTACAGCGATTTGCGCGACTTTGAAGTGGGTATGATCAGGACGGTCGCTGGAGCGCATCGCGATCTGATTCTTACGTTACTCCAGCAAGAGCATTTAATGCTGCCGGTATTTTTTAATAATCAGGGCTCTGCTCAGTCTTATGGCGCAGAAGTATCCATCGATTGGCGGCCTCATGAGCGATGGCGCTTGCAGGGGAATTACAGCTATCTGGAGATCGATACAAAATCAAATCCCGCCTTTGTTGAAATTGATGCTTCTACCGGCGGAGCGGGTAAAGCGAACCCGCGCCATCAAATGTCTCTGAGATCAAACTTTGATTTGTCCGAAAGGCTTCAGTTTAACCTCTGGCTGCGTTATGTGGATGATTTGCCTTTTTATAATATTTCAAATTATATAACCATGGATGCCAAAATGAGCTGGAAGCCGGTAAAAAATGTCGAATTTTTTCTCGTAGGACAAAATTTGTTCAGTGAGAATCACCGGGAATCGCAATCAGACTTTATTAATACCGTTGCATCACGCATTCCAAGAGGAATTTATACGGGGGTACGCTGGGATTTCTAG
- the glyQ gene encoding glycine--tRNA ligase subunit alpha codes for MKKHTFQEIIFSLQQYWARQGCAILQPYDMEVGAGTSHTATFLRAIGPEPWKAAYVQPSRRPKDGRYGDNPNRLQHYYQFQVVFKPAPKNILDLYFDSLRELGFDLQQNDVRLVEDDWENPTLGAWGLGWEAWLNGMEVTQFTYFQQVGGINCKPITGEITYGLERLAMYLQGVENVFDLVWTEGLTYRDVYHQNEVEQSIYNFEQSDSDYLFHAFASHETQAENLIERKLALPAYEQVLKAAHTFNLLDARGAISVTERAAYIGRIRNLSRNVAQAYYASRENLDPPFPMAPREWVAQMPKSRPSTESVETA; via the coding sequence ATGAAGAAACATACTTTCCAGGAAATTATTTTTTCCTTGCAACAATACTGGGCCCGTCAAGGGTGTGCCATTCTTCAGCCCTATGACATGGAGGTTGGGGCGGGTACCAGCCATACCGCTACTTTTTTACGCGCGATCGGGCCGGAGCCATGGAAAGCGGCGTATGTCCAACCTTCGCGCCGTCCAAAGGATGGCCGTTATGGCGATAATCCCAACCGGTTGCAGCATTATTATCAGTTTCAGGTTGTATTCAAACCCGCGCCAAAAAACATCCTGGATTTGTATTTTGATTCATTGCGTGAACTCGGCTTCGATTTGCAGCAAAACGATGTACGCCTGGTTGAGGATGACTGGGAAAATCCGACACTGGGTGCCTGGGGATTGGGATGGGAAGCCTGGCTCAATGGCATGGAGGTTACTCAGTTTACGTATTTTCAGCAGGTCGGCGGTATCAACTGCAAACCGATTACCGGTGAAATTACTTACGGTCTGGAACGCCTGGCCATGTATTTGCAGGGTGTGGAGAATGTGTTCGACCTTGTATGGACAGAGGGACTGACTTACCGGGATGTCTATCACCAGAATGAGGTGGAACAGTCAATCTATAATTTTGAGCAGAGTGATTCTGACTATTTATTCCATGCATTCGCCAGTCATGAAACACAGGCTGAAAATTTGATCGAGCGCAAACTGGCGCTGCCTGCTTATGAACAGGTGCTTAAAGCCGCGCATACGTTTAACCTGCTTGATGCGCGCGGTGCAATTTCCGTCACTGAACGCGCTGCCTATATCGGCCGCATCCGCAACTTGTCGCGCAATGTGGCGCAGGCCTACTATGCCAGCCGGGAGAATCTTGATCCGCCGTTTCCAATGGCGCCACGTGAATGGGTCGCCCAAATGCCAAAATCCAGACCATCCACGGAATCGGTTGAGACAGCATGA